The sequence cacaatacaatTCAACTGGGTAATGTCCAAAAGTAAttccttatttattttactatgttaaggcataatataaaatcaccAAAGATAGGttctaatgttttttaaatatatgtttgataGTGTAGTGACTACGTTGAAGTCGTTTAACATCAGAATTATTCTAATAGTAAGTATAGTTTGCTCGTTGAGAACATGTtgtgaagtatataatatatcttttattgttctatttatacctacttaatagttattttaatattactaaaaaccaacgactgttatttaaatttaaaaatgtgtaaaaaaataataaatcgaagggtaccataaaataattgataattagtgTGTTTTATGGGGTGCATGTAAATTCCATCGGTCATTTTTTACTACCCGCAGAACAATTTTAATTCCGTgggtttttatacaaattaaaaaatatatatatataataatcaataatgatcGCTaggtagttattagttaattaaaaaaaagataaaaatacaattaaatcaaatatataatatcaataacaaaCAGCTAGTTAatagtaaacaaattaataatactgtaatgagttaaaaatacagtatatagttctaatttaatattagtatataaaaattattatatagtatttagatTGATATTCTTAGctcattactatttatatacatatttattaacgtGTAAATTTAATTCGGGGTGTGAATACGAGAGTTTtccttttatgtaaaaaatgtgtgTTTATGACTATGCGTagagtatattttgttaaatatattaccttAAATCTTGCAAATCTTGTTGTTTAAACTGAACCTCTCGAGTTTTGAATGGATTAGGAGTTAATGAAATACAAAAGTgaattatgaacaatattttaatttaacaaattaaatatgatatatggaACAGTGACAGGATATTGATCGGGTGTGCGACTGAGCTGCTAGGCCTATGAATGGCGGATTATTTAGGACATCTCGACGAAAGTAATTTCGGCGAAAGTGTAGATTGGCGAATGGACATATCAGCGAATGGATAAATCGGCGAAAATGCATTAAAGACAAATCTTTAAATAAACGTAGCACAGAGTTTGTTCGTAATTGAATACGTTATCAATGGGGATTGTACGGTTacaggttttatttttaattgtatttttgatcataaCGTTGTTATTTGTCCGATAACGTCATAACGATAACTTTCAGTCAAACCGTAATAATCGAATGtgtttttaaagttacaatctATTAGTGATCAAGTCGAAATCAAACGGTTCCACGTTGGCACGTTCCATATTTGTTAAAcactgtgttatttttttatatttcttaattcttatgaattatgaatacaatAAGTCAATGATGATTAGATCGAAATCAAAATTGGTGGAcgaaagtaattattatagtctaCAGACAAATCATATAACGGGAAAATTGGACTAGCTAAATTAAAAGTGGCACACGTTGAGGCTGGCAAAGAAgataaacacaaattaaaatggaaaaaacaCAGAAAAACGAAGGtggaaaattattcaaatcaaaacataataccatatttaaaaagtttggcATACAATATtgacttttaagtttttactaaattttaaatattgactaaattattgaatcatataatattgaatgtaaattattaaaaacactttAGCCGGTTAATCTTCGGTTTCGCCGATTACCCATTCACCAATATATTCGTTCGCCGATACATATATTCTCCGATGTATCCGTTCGCCAATATACACATTCGCCAAAAATGATTCACCGAAATGAATTTCGCCAAAATGACCGGTTATCAATGGCGGATGAGTGACATTGTGGGTTGCTGCCTATGCTATTAAACAGTGCATAGATTGCATCATCCTACAaatcatttatgtattatggcatttgattgtatattatttatctacttaatcctaaatgtaaatgttaaattaaattatatataatttgtacacttaaattgttaaatgttaaaataagttacatttaattaattaattaataatgatatattatatatatatcattacatcTTATAAAGCATTTATCTATATgacatttgataatatatttatatattatttatctacttaATACTCAATGTTAagataaatattagaaaatgttaaattaaattatatataatttgtacacttaaattgttaaatgttaaaataaattaaattaaataattaaattaataatgatatattatatatatcataacaatatttaaatacaatttaatatttggaTTGATAATGATTAGTTGCAGATGTAACGAAAAAGATAGTTGTAATCTGTATTTTACCATTCCCTGTTTTTGTGTGCAGTTGCAAAAGACAAATAGCCGAAAaaagtatatgtaatatgtttactAGTTATAATCCTTAAAAGATTTTTGTCAAGACTACATGTGTGTAGtagcaaaatatacaaaaaatagagACTGGGTTTTAAATCGAACCTAAAAATCGTTTACCTGGAAATCGGTGGAATTTAGCGCAGTAAGTGAGTTGATTTCCAAGACCTAATTTACGTATCAGTTGATACCCGGGTCATTAAGAGGTATGTGCGAGTTGATTCCCTATTGTTGTGTATCAATAGATTGAGCTGTTAGAAGTATAgtcgaaaacataatatattaaatgcagGAGCAATGTTACTAGAAAATCCATGAAAAACCGagaaaaacaaagttttttgaAAGAAGTGATGTCACGGTGTACTAGTTGTCATTACCAGatatcagtttttaaaaacaatgtgttttacatttttacctaactactaatttttttcactaataatttgtttaataaataataaattattatataaaacaatatataattaataaataaaaattgaatgattttcaaaatttgaaaaaactaaaaagaacaacatttttgagaaacATGTCAGCCAACCTCCTCATGGTGTCTCTTAAATTACGCTAATATTGCCTTAGAGTACGCCTATTGGctgaatatttgattaaatattgaaaaaaaatattctattaccCGAGAATCAACTCAACGGAATCAGTGTAGGTGAACAGGTACCCGGGAATCAATTAGTATGCAGCCGAATTTAAAATCACccgttttatgataatatttttccttttaattctgacatgatattttattatatagcattGAAAATCTATGTAATCGCtgattatttgtttacaattgttaatatttgtacttttgataatttaaatttattttcattaagttatgatcataaaataaaataaatagattttttatttttaaattaaattctacctaaaaaaataaaaattttggtttagtatttaaaaaacatgttctatcattgattttacataaaattgtttCGTCTTGCATATTACTTTATGCGATGCGtcctcaatatttataatagtcattaatcattttttattttttattaatttttataaattgtatgtttgtTACAGTTAACTATTTTACTGTACCCTTATAATTGAATACCcaagttattattgtaatgtgtgtatttttgataattattatttgaaattaattggtATTTGAAGAATTTGATTTAGTAGAAATAGAAGAATTAGTAGCCGTACTCTTTATTTTTTCGTAAACCATGCAGATCATCTATGGACTATGATTTCTTTATCCAAACTTTATTTGCAACTATCGATTCAAATACTTTGGGTTTAAGTGAAAAAAGAGATAGTACCTAGTTtgtaattagaaatattaaataaaagatagAAATAAAACAAAGGACAAATTAGTTCTAGCCCCAAACGTCACAGGTTTCACAACAGGGGAAGCTACAGGAAGGGCCCTAGGGGCCACAGCCCCTCAAGTTggtattactaaaaaatagcctattgttaaaaaaaaaattaattacaaaaaaaacttattatactatcgactaggtattataaacattttcaagtaTGTAGATAGATGTATGACGGAATGTACATGCTATTTATACTTCGAAGagcctataaataaaatataataatataaataatataattaaatataatattactatgatataaaattattttattaggtatgtttaaaaattctaaaaatagtaGACTTgaatttttgttgtataaaGTTTTGTACAAATTATAACTTAGCCCTCCCGCCCCTCCCTAACTAACTAAGACTCTGGAGCCGCCCTTGATTCACAATAATACTACAtttctattgtataattatacactCACCTGATTtcatctaatatatttaatatatttaattaaaattcaagaaCAACGATTTGTGATAAACaaaactgataaataataaaaaaataaggataacataaataatattaatacaatagaatagttattacttattacataaaACGAGAGGAATGGTGGAGCGTGGACCATTGCAAAAAGTGGGCCTAAAGCACTAAAGGAACGGTTAAAGTCATACGAATATGgtatcaaataaacaaataaatcaaaactaaaattaaaaattattaaaaattgtaaaattaatggcattttttatttaatttaatagaagtAGATATGCACTAATCATTGACGAAAATTAAAATCCACATTTATTTTGAGGATAAATTAATCTGGTCATTAGCTTTTATCACCCTTTTACCGCTTAAACATTCcagtgaaaaacaaaaatagtttatgtacaaaataaaattaaacgagCTCCGTTGTCATGTGTAATCCCTAAATTTGAGCACTGTttcctttaaattattatgatggtgtattatttatttatcattaattttaacggGACGAggctatatttaatatgtatgtataactcgtaggtaatataattaaaaaaatcaaaagtaagagaattaaataaatcaacctGAACGTCATTAgctaatttcattaatctattTATAGGAGAGCCAATTGCATAATTATAGTTCTTTGAAAaggaataaaaaacatttttttcatatctaGTATGACAATAAGGGacattgaattttaatgaactgtactagtatattttataaatgaatttcaAATCAATCATTTTTCTTCTTTCAGCTAAATTggtcatatatttaattgaactaATAACGATGTACCGATATTGTGAGTGAGGCTGACGaagtatattgattattatatttgtatcatatattatttttattaactttcgAGTCATATAAAATCTACTTACAGTAGAATGGCGTGGACAAGGCCATGATATAAACATGTAATAGTTTAaagttaattgatatattttaataaaaaattgcatttaaaacttaatttaatataagttcaTGTAGCAATAAAATAACTgcgttttgttttttgttatgaCATTgcatttgttataacttataacaattgATTTGTAATATAACTCGAAATTATCGAGAATACGgagtttacatttatttttgctttatttatctgtctaaatgtctaaatatctaagtaataatattgtaacataatattaggcAGGGATAAGGAATCagtttttacaaattgtatgcATCAGTAGGGCTGTTGTCTATTTGAACCGGTGTGGTTTTCGCGCTTCAATTCGTAACAACCGGTTTGTGGGGTTGCTTTGAATTGTCAGAATGGCCGGACCAATGGGACAATAACGCGTTGAAATCACGTATCTACCCCTACGATTACCAACACTGGCACAGGTGCACGTCCATAGCCGCCATCGGTGGGGGTGGCGACGGCGTACGATCATTTCTGATATTGTCATTAAGGTGATCGGGCAAGCGTTCGTGGACATTTGGTATGTGGTCTACTGGTTACTTTCTGAATATCGTAAACTGAACACGTCAGCACAAATAACTAAACCACGTTTTACAAACGCTGTCGATTTCGATTTAGTTTTTCTGTTATCGCGTCAACTAAATTTCATGTCTAAAAGAGGAAACAATAAAAAGGCGATGTGTCCTCGTAATGTTCCTTCTGAAAACGTTAGTCGTCTTCCGCAGTTTTTCAATGGTTCCTCTTCAATTTCCGTGGTTGTTGTGCGTTGCACGAGGTGCCGTCAATGTTTTCCGGTTGTTAATCTCTATGGCTTGTTTGGTCTTATTGTCCGCAGTATTCAGTTACCGCCGCGTTTGTGTCGCCGTTGCCGCCGTTCTTAAGTTCTGTTCACGCTCGTGTTGCTGCCATCGGTTTCGGCACCCGTGTCGGCCATTTTTGTGGACGATTCGATTGGTTTCGGATTTGATGACCGTCTACCGTCGTTGTCAAGCCTTCATATTATCTATTTGGTTTACCTTGTTGTTCAGTGACTTTCGCGGATTGTTGAGTATTGGAGTTAATGTAGAAGATACtcaaaaccaaaattataacaCTTTGTGCATCAACTATTTACGGAGTTCTATTTTTTCGTTTGTAagtgtataaacatttattatattagataattttacaatatttttatgttctaataCTAAatgtttggtttttatttacaGAAGGACGCAATGGCCATGTATACAAAATGTGTTATACTGGAATCTCCTATATGTTGCAATACTTCAACCGCGGATCCAGTGGTGACAGAATGTAGACGTTTATTCAGGTTAGTAcagttgttaaataaaaaatataataaggaaATGTATAAGCTTACATGTATTTGTAAGTTATCTTTATATGTATacgtaaacattttgtttttactattaatattgtaactaaaataatataatttcctttatgaaaaaaaatattctatttagctTTTTGCTCTTAAATTTATGGGGTACACCAATCTTGTCCTACACTTATATGTTCCACGCTTCTCTTTTACTCACATAAGTTATTATCGTGTCGttctttattttatctattcatctttattataaaaataattaattttattcatgacATATAAATcgaaagttttataaaaatgtttgaaatgttttaccttataataataataacaatattaatgtatatatatttaattataatcagaCCGGCGAAGCTAGACGCGTGAGTGTGTGACTACTGACCAGTGGCCTTTTTTTAATCAGCATAAAGGTTttcaattaaaaagtatatttgtactataattgataaaatgataaatcttTATTACCACTTTCACATATTTGTCATATGCGGAAAAGTAAATCTTGACAAAAAACGGTCACTAAGCACGTATTGGTTACACTACTTATAGTTTTGAGGGCTCGTTTATAGGTatgttagtatttataaattataatttagattattatttcatacttcaaatttaaaatacttcaatatctataaatcagttatatttttaatttattaaataaaagttaatctGCCTTTTCACATTATGATAATTTGCaagtaaataattcatataaaaatcaaattatattatatagattaattattaattaatataacctTGAACAATTGCGTAGCCAGGAATCTCGTAAGGGGGGGAGGGGGTGTTTCCTGTGCAGATGgtaaaaatttacttaaagtgtcaaaaatcataatgtataatatagtaaataaattaataaattaatgtataaattgatttaaaattaaaatcatacaatgtagatttaataattattaggaataaaatatatatacagggtgattcttttatcattaaacacttattatttcaaaaaatgttgactttttaattttttattcttcaaaatgtttagttttatgcttatcttaaattatataaccttttttattttttcacctttatatttaatagtgaatcaaagttatcaatttttgattttcaaatagtaACCTATATttgaaatgtcataaaatagtaagacaattttttttatgaatttttattttaaggttattatttttaatttaaccgtTAATGAGTTATAGCTGCTCAAAATTTGGTAGTCTGAGGTTTTTAAGGGTTCATCCTACAGGTTATTACGACTGTGAGACGTTGGTATAACTACAGGTACAAAGTTTATCATTGCGTTGTCGCGTTGATAGTAGATGACGAATTTATttcatatgaaaataatatgtatacctctTTATATCTATTACCCATGTGATTACTGGTTTTCAGAAACAAGAAGTGTTATAAAACCTCCCAACTTTGAAAAGCTATATTttgctaaaaaattaacaaaaaaaaataatttgaacattaaaattcataaaaaaagctctattaatttagtatatttcaaataggttgtcatttgaaaattaaagatTGATAGtggtttcattattaaatataaatttcatacagtttgagaaaagcatgaaacaaaatatttaaaaaaaagaaagaaataaaattcaatatttgacgaaataatgaatgcttaatgataaaataatcaccctgtatatatattttataaccactatattttaaatgtttataaaaatttataacaaaactacaagaattacaaaataaactgAGATGAATAAGgcttaaatagcttaaaattattacGGATAATGGTAGGAGGGACTATGTAGGACCATAAAGgtctttaatcaatattattagaaattactattaattctccctgatatttaattatttaatattatgttt is a genomic window of Rhopalosiphum padi isolate XX-2018 chromosome 4, ASM2088224v1, whole genome shotgun sequence containing:
- the LOC132930445 gene encoding uncharacterized protein LOC132930445, translated to MFLLKTLVVFRSFSMVPLQFPWLLCVARGAVNVFRLLISMACLVLLSAVFSYRRVCVAVAAVLKFCSRSCCCHRFRHPCRPFLWTIRLVSDLMTVYRRCQAFILSIWFTLLFSDFRGLLSIGVNVEDTQNQNYNTLCINYLRSSIFSFKDAMAMYTKCVILESPICCNTSTADPVVTECRRLFSWPCIHEWLEHQHQCLLCPFCTVLVSRNRLTQHFKSENITYNDRNNMLYPGLAVKKLNQVLIL